The DNA window CCGAAGGCGGTGAAGGCGCTGAACAGCGTTTCGCTTTCGCCGAGCAGCTTTTCCGAGCCGCCGGTGATCGATTCGGCCGCGGCCTGGGCCTGGAACAGCTCCTTCGAGGAGGCCGAGATGGCGTCCAGGTCCTTCTTCATTTCCAGCCACAGCGCCTCGGCCTGGCCCAGCGCGGCGAGCGCGCCGCCGTTGGACAGCGCGGTCACGCCGAAGGAGGCGTCGCCCTTGCGCAGGCCGGTGAGGACGTTGCCGAACACGGTGGCGTCGCGGACCAGCGCTTCGCCGGCCATGCCGGCGCCGCTGCCGCCGGCGCGGATTTCGGTGATTCGGCGGGCCATGGTCGCCGACAGCACGACCTGGCGCAGAGCGATGTAGACCTGCGAGGACGGCGAGCCGGAAGCCGACATCGCGCGGACCAGTTCGTCCAGGCGCGCCTGCAGCTGCGGCACGCGGCCGGAGAAGTTGTCGGCGTTGCCGGCCAGGGCCAGCACCGCCTTCTCCGAAGCGATCACCTGGTCGGCGCTCTTGCCCATCGGCTCCCAGCTCTTGGTCACCGTCTCGATCGGACCCGACACGCCGGCGGTGCTGCCGAAGTTGTCGTTGAGCTGATTGATGTCGCCGTCGATGGCCGACTTGGTCTTCTTGAACTCGGTGAAGGCGTCCTTATTGCCGCCGACTGCCTCGCGCCCCTGCACCGCAAGCTTCTGCGAGTTGACCTGCAGACTCGACGCGGCCGAGCTGGCGCCGCCCAGGCGCGCCGCTTTCCAGGTCGCATAGCCTGTGTTGAGGCCGAACACCAGCACCGATATGCCCAGCACGATCAGCCAGGTATTGGCGCCCAGAAGGCGGCTCTTGCCGGCGTTGTCCATCACTGTGCTCATGGTTCGCGAACCTCGGTGTACTGGCTAATTACGGGCTGATTGGAGAGCGGCTCAGGCCGCTGCTTGTCGGAATTCGGGCGTGCGGGCCAGCCGGTCGAGGCTGAAGATGCCCCACGGCTGATCGTCCAGGCGGTAGGCCCGGTCGATGAAATGGGCGTAGCGGCCATCGGCGAGCCCCTGCTCGGCGACGTCCTCCACGGAAATTTGCTGCTGGTCGTGGAAGCTGCGCTGGCCGAACAGTTCGTCGATCAGCACGGCGACGTCGCCGCCGGGCTGGCGCACCAGCAGGATGCGCTGGCTTTCGTGCAGCACCGTGCGCTCGCCCTCGAGGAACTGCTTGAGGTCGACGATCGGCAGCAGGCTGCCGCGCACGTTGGCCA is part of the Lysobacter firmicutimachus genome and encodes:
- a CDS encoding chemotaxis protein CheW; the encoded protein is MTFKPPFDVLTDYERRSLAHVPGLPEQLDAPGLWRGVGYRIGTRRLASTFSEVVEILSLPQVTHVPGSQPWMLGLANVRGSLLPIVDLKQFLEGERTVLHESQRILLVRQPGGDVAVLIDELFGQRSFHDQQQISVEDVAEQGLADGRYAHFIDRAYRLDDQPWGIFSLDRLARTPEFRQAAA